The DNA region AGTCGCAGACCAAGGTCAAGCTCAACAACCCCGAGCTCGAAGGGATCGTCACCTCGGCTGTCGGCGAGTACCTGGGCAAGTACCTGGAAGAGAACCCCAAGGTCGCCAAGGCGATCGTCAACAAGGCGATCCTGGCCGTCGAGGCCCGCGAGGCCGCACGCAAGGCCAAGCAGCTCATGCGCGAGCGCAAGGGCGCGCTGGCCGGCGGCGGGCTGCCGGGCAAACTGCGCGACTGCTCCAGCAAAGAGGTCGACAAGTGCGAGCTCTACCTGGTGGAAGGCGACTCGGCCGGCGGCTCGGCCGAGGGGGGCCGGCTCCGCGAGTTCCAGGCCATCCTGCCGCTGCGGGGCAAGATCATCAACGCCTACAAGTCGCGCGAAGACAAGGTGCTGGATAACGCCGAAGTGCGGGCCATGATCGCCGCGGTGGGCATCGGCATCGGCGAGGACCAAGACCTCTCCAAACGCCGCTACGGACGCGTCATCATCATGACCGACGCCGACGTCGACGGCTCGCACATCCGCACGCTGCTGCTGACCTTCTTCTACCGCCAGATGTACGACCTGGTGGCCCGCGGCCACGTGTACGTCGCCCAGCCCCCGCTGTTCCGCGTGCGCAAGGGCAAGAAGGTTGAGTACATCCAGACCGAAGAAGAGATGCGCAAGCAGCTGCTGGAGGGCGGCCTGGGCGAGAGCGTCTTCGAGCCGGGCGACGGACGCCGGATCGAGGGGGACGAGATGGCCAAGCTGGTCCACACGCTGGCCACCATGGAAGACTCGCTGGTGGCGCTCGAACGCCGCGGCGTGAGCCTCAAGGTGCACGCAGAGCGGCAGGACCCCGCCACCGGCAAGCTCCCCATCTTCCACGTGTTTGTCGGCTACGACGAGCACTGGTTCACCACCCGCGACCAGCTCGACGCGTTCGTCAAAGCCAAGGAAGAAGAGCTCGGCGGCGAGCTCACCGTCGAGTCGGGCCCCGTGGTCCCCGCCAACACCACCGACGCCGAACCCGCCGAGGCCAACGGCGACGACTCCGCCAGCCCGCTGGCCGCCCCCACCGACATCAGCCGCCGGCTGCGGATCCTCGAGCTGCACGAGGTGCGGACCATCAACACGCTGCTCTCGGACCTATCGAAGATGGGCTTCGAGATCGACACGCTGATCCCGCAAGAACGCACCGGCGAAGAAGGGAGCCGGTACACCATCCGCCGCGGCGAGAACGAGGTCGGCCTCGAAGACCTCCGCCGCCTGCCGGCCGCGATCCGCGCCGCCGGCGAGAAGGGCCTACAGATCACCCGCTTTAAGGGCCTGGGTGAAATGAACGCCGAAGAACTCCGCGACACCACCCTCGACCCCACCAACCGCACGCTCCTACGCGTGCGGATGGACGACGCCGCCGCGGCGGACGACCTGTTCCGCATCCTGATGGGCGACCAGGTGGAGCCCAGGCGGGACTTTATTCAGACGCATGCGTTGGATGTGAAGAATTTGGATGTGTGAGCGGGATTCGGATGCCATACCTATTGGTCGACGCTTCGTTCGCTCAACGTTGCCTTCTAGGTCCAGACAGATCATTGGACATGAGGGGAATTGCAATTGGCGAAACTTCTTTTTTGGAACGTCAATAGAAGCGATCTGACGCCTCTCGTCTGCGAGATCGCAGTCGCCACTGAGGCAGACGTTATCGTCTTGAATGAGAATGTCGTTAATAGCGCAAAAATGCTGGCAGCGTTGCAATCGACAGTTGCACCCAACTGGTATTCTCCCAACTCATTTTCCGACGGTCGATTCCATTGTTTTTGTCGAGAACCTCGTCTGGACCTATCAGAGGTACACGCTGGCTTTCGTACTAGCATTAGAAGCTTGAACATTGGATCGACTAGAGCATTGTTGACACTCATTCATGGCGTCGATCCACGAAATTACGACAGTGAAGCAAGACAATCATTTGCTCAATCGCTTTCGACGGAGTTGTGTTTTGTGAAAGAGCAGCAGGCCACCAATTGCTTCATCCTCTTGGGGGACTTCAATATGAACCCATATGACAGAGGAATGAACCTTGCGGCAGGGTTGAATGCTATGATGACAAGAGCATGTGCAAGCGCTGGGGTGCGACGACACCTCGATCGGGATTACGACTTCTATTACAACCCCATGTGGAGTCTGTTCGGTGACAATACTGACGGACCCGCGGGAACTGTGTACGATGTAAGTAATCAAGGGCCCTACGGTTGGAGCATGTATGATCAGGTGCTTATCAACCACTCCCTTGTCAATAGATTTCGCGATGTCAAGATCCTGACGCAAGCGGGTGTCAATTCGCTGATGGACGCTAAAGGTCGGCCGGATAAGAGGAATGCTTCCGATCATTTTCCCATCCTGGTGACCATGTGCGAGAAAGACGATGAGTGACTTCTGGCCGTCTGGCCTTGATTTGGGCGATACACACTGTCCGATGGACATTCTCCGTGAAGCTCAATCAGACTGGGAGACTAATAGCAATGGGATGTTGGCGCTGCTATTGCAACGTGCAAAGTCTAAGACCGAGAACGACATGGTTATCGTTCATGTGAAGCACGTAAGAAGCAATAGAACGGGTTCCCTCTTTTCGGTGGTGCATCGTCCGAACGCCCCCTACCCGGTGACCATTTTTCCAAAGGATGCCGAGCTTCCTAAGTTTCTGAGGAAGTCGTACTACGAGCCCCCCGTCGACGTTTTCGGCGGGATCAGTTCGTCAGTGCTCGGCGTAACGAAGGGTAAAAATGTTGAAAATGAGTGGGTGGCTGACACGCCTGCGGAATTTCGCCAGAATCTTCGCGATGTGTTCAATCTAGGTGTGGTGAAGAGCGTGGTCTTAAACCTGTTCGCAAGTGAGTCTGTCTCGCCAGGAGATGCTGTCGGCGAGGGAGAAGAAGGAGTTGATCCATCCTGAACGTGAGCGCCGGGTGTGATGCTCGACGCATGCGTCGGCATGTGCTGCAGAAAGGTCCGCGGCCCTTCTGCAATTGTACGTTCGCGTTTGCGTGGACATGGAGCCCGACGGACTCAACCGAACGACAGCTCTGGCAGCACCGGATCAATGCAGGTGACGATGACATCCTGCATGGTGCGATCGCCGTCGATTTCCACGACCAGCCGCGCGTGGCCATTCGGCGGGATCGGCTGACCCAGGCGGAGCATCATGGAGTTTGGGCCGAGCTCGGCGACGGGATAGACCTGTCCGCCCGATTCGAGGTGCATCCGCACGTCCGCGGAGAAGCGGCGGTTTGCGTGAACTCGTTCCATGCTCGATGATCCTGCTTGGGAGGAAGCATTGCCGTCCCAGCCCGACGCTGGAGCTAGGGATTGGCGCGGACCTGGTCACTTCCTCGCTTACGCTTCGGGTTGTGATGGAAGGACCCCCGGCCCGTGCATTATGAAATCCCCTCCTCCACAACACGACCCCGGCGGCCAAGCCCGCCCCCCTTGGCCGGCGGACTCACAGGTCTCGGCGGTCTTCTCCCCCTGCCAGCAGTACCGCTACGAGCTCCGCGAGGTGTGGGACCCCGCCCGGCCGCTAGTGATGTGGGTGCTGATGAACCCCAGCGTGGCCTGCCTCGACTACAGCGACCCCACGCTCCGCAGGACCGGCGGCTACGCCCGTGCGTGGGGCTACGGCGGGCAACTGGTGGGCAACGTGCACGCCTACCGCGCCACCGACAAGCAGCGGCTGCTTGAGGTCGCCGACCCGGTCGGCCCCGGCAACGATAAGGCGATGCTGCGGATGGCGGCCAAAGCCAAGACCGTCGTGCTGGCCTACGGCCAACCCCCCAAGGCGCTCCGCGGCCGCGGCGAGCAGGTCGCCGAACTGCTCAAACGCCACCCGGGGCTCTGCTACCTGCGGCTCGCCAAGGACGGCACGCCGATGCACCCGCTGTATCAACGCCGCGACCTCGTGCCGCAGCGCTATCAAGACCTATCGCGGCCCCGTGAGACGTAGGGTGCGATGCAGCGCAGCGGAATCGCACCGTGCGGGGGGAAGCGTGTTCCAAACGAAGCCGCATCGTGGTGCGATTGCGCTGCGCTTCATCGCACCCTACGGGACCGCCCTACCCGCCATCCCGCAGCCGCCGCACCTCTTCCCTTAGCTCCTGCAGCTCCAACAACCCGATGATCCCCCAGGTGCGGGCCAGTCGTTGTTGTTCGAGCTGGCGTTGCAGGGCGATGTCGGCCTTGTACGAGCCTCCCGCGGCGGCGGGCGCCGGGCGGGTGAGTTGTTGCTGGGCGGCCGCGGCGGCGGCGCGGCTTTGGGCGAGCTGCTGCTGGTGGATCTGTTGCTGGCGGTCGATGGCGCCCACCCGCGCCCGCGACCACTGCTGGTGCGCTTCTAGGTTGGCGGCTTGGCGGGCCGCTTGCTCGGCCTGCCGGGCGGTCTCGGCCTCGGCCATCCGTTCGACCCGCGCCAGCCACAACCGCAGGTCGTCGGCCGGCAGCGTGGCCAGGTGCTCAACGTAGGCCCGCCCCTGCTCGGGGGTGTAGCGGTCCGAGGCACGCAGGTAGCGGTCGAGCCACACCCGGGCCCGCAGCATCTCTGGGCTGTTCCACAACGCGAGCCGATCGAGCTCGGCCTGCCTGGCGGCGGGCGCCGGTTGGTGCGCGGGGGCCGGTTCGGCCTGCTTTGGGGCGGCTTCGGCCTTGGCCGGCGGCGCCGCCGGCGGTTCTGCGGCCGCGGCCGGGTCGGCCAGCAGCGTGCTAAGTCCCAGCCAAATCAGCGTCTTCATGGCGTTGGGTCCCTCGCGTGGAACGGGTCACCTACTAGTCTACCCCCATGAACGCCGCCGGGGCGCCGGCGTTACGCCCCGGGGCACGCCGGCCGCGATCGGCGATTCTCTCGGCCTAGCCGCTTGATCCCCGGAAGCACGGCAGGCATACTGCTCCAGGGATCACGTCATTTCTCATCAACTTTTACAGAACATGCGCAAGATACTTGTCCCGTTGTGCGGGTTGTGGCTGGCCTGTGCGTCCGCCCCGGCCGAGCTGCCCCTGGCCGAGCGGGCCGGCAACGCCCGGCAGATCAAGGTGTTTCAGGCCTGGAACCCGATCGACCACGCGGACTACCCGCTGGCCGATAATGCGGACCGGTTGCGGGCCGCCGCCAAGCACGCCGTGATCTGGGAAGAGCCCGTCAGCCAGCTCGGCTACGGGGTGCAGTTGGTGCTGGGCGCCCAGTGGGACCACCAGCACGGCGGCCTGGCGACCCGCTTCACCCAGAAGAGCGCCCAGCAGGCGCTGGCCAACCGCCGAGTGATGCTGGGGCTGAACCCCCACATGGTGTTCTTGCTGGAGGTGCGCTGGCGCGACGCGCCGGGGAGCTTCCTC from Pirellulimonas nuda includes:
- a CDS encoding DUF1643 domain-containing protein, with the translated sequence MKSPPPQHDPGGQARPPWPADSQVSAVFSPCQQYRYELREVWDPARPLVMWVLMNPSVACLDYSDPTLRRTGGYARAWGYGGQLVGNVHAYRATDKQRLLEVADPVGPGNDKAMLRMAAKAKTVVLAYGQPPKALRGRGEQVAELLKRHPGLCYLRLAKDGTPMHPLYQRRDLVPQRYQDLSRPRET
- a CDS encoding endonuclease/exonuclease/phosphatase family protein produces the protein MAKLLFWNVNRSDLTPLVCEIAVATEADVIVLNENVVNSAKMLAALQSTVAPNWYSPNSFSDGRFHCFCREPRLDLSEVHAGFRTSIRSLNIGSTRALLTLIHGVDPRNYDSEARQSFAQSLSTELCFVKEQQATNCFILLGDFNMNPYDRGMNLAAGLNAMMTRACASAGVRRHLDRDYDFYYNPMWSLFGDNTDGPAGTVYDVSNQGPYGWSMYDQVLINHSLVNRFRDVKILTQAGVNSLMDAKGRPDKRNASDHFPILVTMCEKDDE
- a CDS encoding DNA gyrase subunit B yields the protein MADEQQDKPQSDNPSEESSDLSPPEGTSNDYGSDQMRYMSDLEHVRERTGMYIGNRDTRGMHHLVTEVVDNSIDEVMNGYANRVAVTVNVDGSITVEDDGRGIPVDIHPALSAQVGKEISTLEGVMTILKFGGKFDNKAYKTSGGLHGIGVKAVNFLSEWLEVYVRRDGHAYQHEYERGLPQGPVRRIGKAEGSGTRTTFKPDPQMFGDLKFDYNTLHRRLKELAYLNKGVRILFKDERSGQGEDFCYTRGIVEYVEHLNRSSEPIHPEVVHVWGEFENCEIDVAFQYSGEFTENVHCYVNNINTHDGGTHLSGFRSALTRTLNNYGKRENLFKDLVPSGEDFREGLTAVVSVRIPEPQFESQTKVKLNNPELEGIVTSAVGEYLGKYLEENPKVAKAIVNKAILAVEAREAARKAKQLMRERKGALAGGGLPGKLRDCSSKEVDKCELYLVEGDSAGGSAEGGRLREFQAILPLRGKIINAYKSREDKVLDNAEVRAMIAAVGIGIGEDQDLSKRRYGRVIIMTDADVDGSHIRTLLLTFFYRQMYDLVARGHVYVAQPPLFRVRKGKKVEYIQTEEEMRKQLLEGGLGESVFEPGDGRRIEGDEMAKLVHTLATMEDSLVALERRGVSLKVHAERQDPATGKLPIFHVFVGYDEHWFTTRDQLDAFVKAKEEELGGELTVESGPVVPANTTDAEPAEANGDDSASPLAAPTDISRRLRILELHEVRTINTLLSDLSKMGFEIDTLIPQERTGEEGSRYTIRRGENEVGLEDLRRLPAAIRAAGEKGLQITRFKGLGEMNAEELRDTTLDPTNRTLLRVRMDDAAAADDLFRILMGDQVEPRRDFIQTHALDVKNLDV